The Niastella koreensis GR20-10 genome includes a window with the following:
- a CDS encoding UbiA family prenyltransferase: MLQSSTIQLLRFHFSFFLLPVYLFAVSQVPVINTTHAVLIFFILHFLVYPSSNGYNSYMDHDETPIGGIERPKQPTRQLFYVSIVMDVTAIILSLFISYWFTICIIAYIAASRAYSYRGIRLKKHPIAGYAIVIIFQGAVTYFMVYHGSSIDKTLTIPPANMVAASLLIGGFYPLTQIYQHEADKKDGVITISALLGYRGTFIFVALVYTLAMSVLAMSYFAHNEQKKFFLLATVMLPILVYFFRWAGLVWKDVGNANFTNTMRMNMLASVCTNLAFLTLLIWRGFE; this comes from the coding sequence ATGCTACAGTCAAGTACCATTCAACTACTCAGGTTCCACTTTTCGTTCTTCCTGTTACCGGTGTACCTGTTTGCTGTAAGCCAGGTGCCTGTTATTAATACTACCCATGCAGTATTGATATTTTTCATCCTGCATTTCCTGGTGTATCCTTCCAGCAATGGGTACAACTCGTACATGGACCACGATGAAACGCCAATTGGCGGCATAGAGCGTCCCAAACAGCCAACACGCCAGTTATTTTATGTAAGTATTGTCATGGATGTGACGGCCATCATATTAAGTCTTTTTATCAGCTACTGGTTTACTATTTGCATAATAGCTTATATAGCCGCCTCAAGAGCATACAGCTACCGGGGCATCCGGTTAAAAAAACACCCGATAGCAGGCTATGCAATTGTAATTATATTTCAGGGCGCCGTAACGTATTTTATGGTTTATCACGGAAGCAGCATTGACAAAACGTTAACAATACCACCGGCCAATATGGTGGCGGCGAGTTTACTTATCGGTGGCTTTTACCCGCTCACGCAAATTTACCAGCACGAAGCCGATAAAAAAGACGGCGTAATTACCATCAGCGCTTTATTGGGTTACCGCGGTACTTTTATTTTTGTGGCACTAGTCTACACCCTGGCCATGAGTGTGCTGGCGATGTCGTACTTCGCGCATAACGAACAAAAAAAATTCTTCTTGTTAGCAACTGTAATGCTGCCAATTCTCGTATATTTTTTCAGGTGGGCAGGTTTGGTGTGGAAAGACGTTGGCAATGCCAATTTTACCAATACCATGCGAATGAATATGCTGGCATCTGTCTGTACCAACCTTGCATTCCTTACCTTATTAATCTGGAGGGGTTTTGAGTAA